In the genome of Phycisphaerales bacterium, one region contains:
- a CDS encoding isochorismatase family protein, protein MRSAQMQDVFVDVCSQRDYLCVGGAMTCANAARVAPNLKRLMAFARWAHVPTLSCVDARRPNDVRGVYRASCVQGSPGQRKLTCTLLPDRVWVDSDNCLCVSLDLLNQHQQAIFAKDHRDPFTNPKLDRLLTEVPARRFVLFGALLEECVRLLALGLLLRHRQVTVVQDACAWQDTEAGDMTLRQLSAKGCEMVATSQLIAACLAERGRGRLRALHRLSVA, encoded by the coding sequence GTGCGAAGTGCGCAGATGCAGGACGTCTTCGTAGACGTCTGCTCGCAGCGAGATTACCTGTGTGTGGGCGGGGCGATGACGTGTGCGAATGCAGCACGTGTCGCGCCCAACTTGAAGCGGCTGATGGCGTTCGCGCGCTGGGCCCATGTTCCCACGCTCTCATGTGTCGATGCCCGCCGTCCGAATGATGTGCGCGGCGTCTATCGCGCCAGTTGCGTCCAGGGCAGTCCCGGTCAGCGCAAGCTGACCTGCACGCTCCTGCCGGATCGCGTCTGGGTGGATTCGGACAATTGCCTGTGCGTGTCGCTCGATCTGCTCAACCAGCATCAACAGGCAATTTTCGCGAAGGACCATCGCGACCCGTTCACGAATCCCAAACTCGACCGACTGCTGACCGAGGTGCCCGCCCGCCGTTTTGTTCTCTTCGGTGCTCTGCTCGAAGAATGTGTGCGTTTGCTCGCACTTGGGTTGCTGCTGCGGCACCGCCAGGTGACGGTCGTGCAGGATGCCTGCGCCTGGCAGGACACCGAAGCCGGGGATATGACCCTCCGCCAGCTTTCCGCCAAGGGCTGCGAAATGGTCGCTACCTCTCAGCTCATCGCCGCGTGCCTGGCCGAACGCGGCCGGGGCCGCCTCCGGGCCTTGCATCGGCTTTCGGTGGCGTGA
- the glmM gene encoding phosphoglucosamine mutase, translating into MSLMISVSGIRGLVGQSLTPAVALEFAQSYGTLLDGGRVALARDTRPSGPLYEAAALAGLLAAGCEVTQLGVAMTPTVGRAIQDGQMNGGMIITASHNPEEWNGLKFLDDLGVAPDPQKARQIVELRESKQFQQIKTGFHAPRTDDRAGRSHVDAVLGAVEVERAGLRGLRVVLDSINGAGCADTPALLRSFGCEVIHLNGEPTGRFAHRPEPIRENLGDLCAAVREHRAHVGFAQDPDADRLAIVDEHGTYIGEEYTLALAVWSVLSRRVGPVAANLSTSRMVDEVANRYGARVFRTPVGESHVARAMLANVCIIGGEGNGGVIDPRICYVRDSLSAMSLVLQLLAATGKSLSGLVAELPQYASIKQKLDLPDRSQAEPAITAVTRAFSDRRPNTSDGVRVDFEAGWIHLRASNTEPLLRIIVEGRTPADADKLLTEVRVAAGLQPI; encoded by the coding sequence ATGTCCTTGATGATCAGCGTATCCGGAATTCGCGGATTGGTGGGCCAGTCGCTTACGCCGGCCGTGGCGCTCGAGTTTGCACAATCTTATGGAACGTTACTGGATGGCGGCCGTGTGGCACTCGCCCGCGACACCCGACCGAGCGGTCCGCTGTATGAGGCGGCTGCACTCGCCGGTCTGCTCGCAGCGGGCTGCGAGGTAACTCAGCTTGGCGTGGCGATGACCCCAACGGTCGGTCGTGCAATCCAGGACGGCCAGATGAACGGTGGGATGATCATCACCGCCAGCCACAACCCGGAAGAATGGAACGGCCTGAAGTTCCTCGATGATCTGGGCGTGGCGCCCGATCCGCAGAAAGCTCGGCAGATTGTCGAGCTGCGGGAATCCAAGCAGTTCCAGCAGATCAAGACGGGGTTTCATGCGCCACGAACCGACGACCGCGCCGGCCGCAGCCACGTCGACGCGGTGCTCGGCGCGGTGGAGGTCGAGCGGGCTGGGTTGCGGGGCCTGCGGGTCGTGCTCGACAGCATCAACGGCGCGGGGTGCGCCGACACGCCCGCACTGCTACGCTCGTTCGGGTGTGAGGTGATCCACCTCAATGGCGAGCCCACCGGTCGCTTCGCCCATCGTCCCGAACCCATCCGGGAGAACCTCGGCGACCTCTGCGCCGCTGTTCGCGAACACCGTGCCCACGTCGGCTTTGCGCAGGATCCTGATGCCGACCGTCTTGCCATCGTGGACGAACATGGCACCTACATCGGCGAAGAGTACACTCTGGCTTTGGCGGTTTGGTCGGTTCTGTCACGCCGCGTCGGCCCGGTGGCTGCCAACCTGAGCACCTCGCGCATGGTCGACGAGGTTGCGAATCGTTATGGTGCACGGGTTTTCCGCACACCGGTGGGCGAGTCGCATGTGGCCCGTGCGATGCTCGCGAATGTGTGCATCATCGGTGGCGAGGGCAACGGCGGTGTGATCGATCCCCGGATCTGTTACGTGCGGGACAGTTTGTCCGCGATGAGTCTGGTGCTGCAACTGCTGGCGGCCACCGGCAAGTCGCTCAGCGGGCTCGTGGCGGAACTGCCGCAGTATGCCTCGATCAAGCAGAAGCTCGATCTGCCCGATCGCAGCCAGGCGGAGCCGGCGATCACGGCCGTCACCAGGGCCTTTTCTGACCGCCGGCCCAACACGTCGGACGGCGTCCGAGTGGATTTCGAAGCTGGCTGGATTCACCTGCGGGCTTCGAATACGGAGCCGCTCCTTCGGATCATCGTCGAGGGCCGAACCCCAGCCGACGCAGACAAGCTGCTTACGGAAGTCCGCGTGGCCGCCGGATTGCAGCCGATTTGA
- the glgP gene encoding alpha-glucan family phosphorylase — MKHVRSFVIVPSLPEVLEPLRQLAYNLWWTWNPAATDLFRRLDVDLWRQVGHNPVALLWRVSQERLQQAARDDAYIAQVCRVMDSFYVYMNSRTWFQEHHGSVGDATVAYFSAEFGLHESMPIYSGGLGVLAGDHLKSASDLGLPLVGVGLAYRQGYFTQQLTEDGWQLESYPAHDFHQWCATPVQAGPDEQLKIGVHYGMQEIRAAVWRVQVGRVTLFLLDADLPENPPEFRAVTARLYGGDSLMRIRQEILLGICGLRALHAMGIEPTACHMNEGHAAFLALERVRLTMERYGVTYREAREAVLGGNLFTTHTPVPAGIDRFDPKLVEQHLAWMPQTLGVSMREMLALGREHEDRLDEEFCMPLLALRLSYRSNGVSKLHADVARGMWRGYWPGIPQEEVPIIHITNGIHTRTWTSPAMTDLFDQYLTPGWAEADERDPIWQRVDEIPDAELWRVHERRREWMIAALRRRLRDQYKGRGAPPAEIKAAEEVLDPEALTIGFARRFAPYKRATLLFRNMERLRALLDNRSCPVQFVFAGKAHPNDGAGKELIKQIALVCNRPELRRRLVFIENYDMSLARVLVQGVDVWLNNPLRLHEASGTSGMKVPANGGLNLSCLDGWWPEAYNGRNGWAIGDGRVYEDLGYQDHVEAESLYNLLERELIPLFYERTMDDVPRKWISRMKESIKTIVPQYSTYRMVREYAEKMYLPSIKRMQQLAANDFAVAKNLAAWKDQLRRHWHEVRVGEVIADTHQVLKVGDALELQAHVHLGPIRPEDVHVEVYHGALTSDGDIHHGVAVGLAFSHSGTNGDHWFKGALPCARSGRNGYAIRVVPNHPQLGDRYDQGLVVWG, encoded by the coding sequence ATGAAACACGTGCGTAGCTTCGTCATCGTACCCTCCCTGCCCGAAGTGCTCGAGCCACTGCGGCAGCTCGCCTACAACCTGTGGTGGACATGGAATCCGGCCGCGACCGACCTCTTTCGCCGACTGGATGTGGATCTTTGGCGGCAAGTTGGACACAACCCGGTTGCCCTGCTTTGGCGGGTAAGCCAGGAGCGTTTGCAACAGGCGGCCCGCGACGATGCGTACATTGCGCAGGTCTGCCGGGTCATGGACAGTTTTTACGTTTACATGAACAGTCGCACCTGGTTCCAGGAGCATCATGGCAGTGTGGGTGACGCAACCGTCGCGTACTTCTCGGCCGAGTTCGGGCTGCATGAGAGCATGCCGATCTACTCCGGCGGACTGGGTGTGCTGGCGGGCGACCATTTGAAGTCGGCGTCGGATTTGGGGTTGCCGCTCGTGGGCGTGGGATTGGCCTATCGTCAGGGCTATTTTACGCAGCAGTTGACCGAAGACGGCTGGCAGCTCGAGAGCTACCCGGCCCACGATTTTCACCAGTGGTGTGCGACCCCGGTGCAAGCCGGGCCGGATGAGCAACTCAAGATTGGTGTGCATTACGGGATGCAGGAGATCCGGGCGGCCGTCTGGCGGGTGCAGGTGGGTCGTGTCACTCTCTTCCTGCTCGATGCGGACCTGCCGGAGAACCCGCCGGAATTCCGCGCTGTCACCGCCCGGCTGTACGGCGGCGACAGTCTGATGCGCATTCGGCAGGAGATTCTGCTCGGCATCTGTGGCCTGCGTGCCCTGCACGCCATGGGAATCGAGCCGACGGCCTGTCACATGAACGAGGGGCACGCGGCGTTTCTCGCACTGGAGCGGGTTCGGCTCACGATGGAGCGTTATGGCGTCACGTACCGCGAGGCGCGCGAGGCCGTGCTCGGCGGCAATCTCTTCACGACGCATACACCGGTGCCGGCGGGCATCGACCGCTTCGATCCCAAGCTTGTGGAGCAGCACCTGGCGTGGATGCCGCAGACTCTCGGTGTGAGCATGCGTGAGATGCTCGCCCTGGGGCGTGAGCACGAGGACCGCCTGGACGAGGAATTCTGCATGCCGTTGCTGGCGCTGCGCCTCTCCTACCGCAGCAACGGCGTCAGCAAGCTGCATGCGGACGTGGCACGCGGGATGTGGCGTGGCTACTGGCCGGGCATCCCGCAGGAAGAAGTGCCCATCATCCACATCACGAACGGCATTCACACGCGCACCTGGACCAGCCCGGCGATGACCGATCTGTTCGATCAGTACCTCACCCCCGGCTGGGCTGAGGCGGACGAACGTGATCCCATCTGGCAGCGGGTGGACGAGATCCCCGACGCTGAGCTCTGGCGCGTGCACGAGCGCCGCCGGGAGTGGATGATTGCGGCCTTGCGCCGCCGACTCCGCGACCAGTACAAGGGCCGCGGCGCGCCCCCTGCCGAGATCAAGGCCGCCGAAGAGGTGCTGGATCCCGAGGCCCTGACGATCGGCTTCGCCCGCCGGTTTGCGCCGTACAAGCGCGCCACGCTGCTCTTCCGTAACATGGAGCGTCTCCGCGCGCTGCTCGACAACCGCAGTTGTCCCGTGCAGTTTGTCTTCGCGGGCAAGGCCCATCCCAATGATGGTGCCGGCAAGGAGCTCATCAAGCAGATCGCCCTGGTATGCAACCGCCCGGAGCTGCGCCGCCGCCTCGTCTTCATCGAGAACTATGACATGTCACTGGCCCGCGTGCTGGTGCAGGGCGTTGACGTCTGGCTCAATAACCCGCTCCGCCTGCACGAAGCGAGCGGCACCAGCGGGATGAAAGTTCCTGCCAATGGTGGTCTCAACCTGTCTTGTCTCGACGGCTGGTGGCCCGAGGCGTACAACGGCCGGAATGGCTGGGCGATCGGCGACGGCCGCGTGTACGAGGATCTGGGCTACCAGGATCACGTCGAGGCGGAGTCGCTCTACAACCTGCTCGAGCGCGAACTGATCCCCCTCTTTTACGAACGCACGATGGACGATGTGCCGCGCAAGTGGATCTCGCGCATGAAGGAGTCCATCAAGACCATCGTTCCGCAGTACAGCACCTACCGCATGGTGCGCGAATACGCTGAAAAGATGTATCTGCCCTCGATCAAGCGGATGCAGCAACTGGCGGCCAATGACTTCGCGGTGGCGAAGAACCTCGCGGCCTGGAAGGATCAGCTCCGCCGGCACTGGCACGAGGTCCGCGTCGGCGAGGTGATCGCCGATACCCACCAGGTCCTCAAGGTCGGCGATGCGCTCGAACTGCAGGCCCATGTGCATCTCGGCCCGATCCGGCCGGAGGATGTGCATGTCGAGGTGTACCACGGGGCGCTGACCTCGGACGGCGACATTCACCACGGTGTCGCGGTTGGACTCGCCTTCTCCCACTCGGGTACGAATGGCGACCACTGGTTCAAGGGGGCTTTGCCGTGTGCCCGTAGCGGCCGCAACGGCTACGCGATCCGGGTCGTACCCAACCACCCCCAACTCGGGGATCGGTACGATCAGGGACTGGTCGTTTGGGGTTGA
- a CDS encoding glycosyltransferase: MSAAPCSAGRVAVVIPTFNRAGLLPRAVDSALAQTAVAQCDIIVVDDGSSDDTPKVAARYGDRIRYVRQANAGLAAARNAGIAATTSEFIAFLDDDDLLMPDSVERRLVAFARWPMAVIIAGRALDRTSEGELRPRPLAGVPLEAPFDFVPHLMEDNFVCVPTVMIRRAAVERVGPFRHGLRRAEDYEMWGRVATCGPGVILDAVLAEYTIGTHERLSCDLVAMMDAKLHAHHLLRVSMTTPPHCMAWHRGLVRRLATARDLHYRSGSFSTAAGYGVQVLWHAPGRPAWEWGRTAAAFGQAAIAALTGSGSSARTKG, encoded by the coding sequence ATGAGCGCAGCTCCCTGCAGTGCCGGTCGAGTGGCCGTGGTCATTCCGACGTTCAACCGCGCCGGGTTACTGCCGCGCGCCGTGGACAGCGCGCTGGCACAGACCGCGGTAGCTCAGTGTGACATCATCGTCGTGGATGATGGCAGCTCGGATGACACACCCAAGGTCGCGGCCCGCTACGGCGATCGCATCCGCTATGTGCGCCAGGCCAACGCCGGTCTGGCCGCGGCGCGCAATGCGGGCATCGCCGCGACGACCAGCGAATTCATCGCCTTTCTCGACGACGACGACCTGCTCATGCCCGATTCGGTCGAGCGGCGACTTGTGGCCTTCGCGCGCTGGCCGATGGCTGTGATCATCGCTGGCCGCGCGTTGGATCGCACGTCGGAGGGCGAATTGCGGCCGCGTCCGCTGGCGGGGGTTCCGCTCGAGGCACCGTTTGACTTTGTCCCACACCTGATGGAAGACAACTTCGTATGCGTACCGACGGTGATGATCCGTCGGGCGGCAGTCGAACGCGTGGGGCCGTTTCGCCATGGCCTGCGAAGGGCGGAGGACTATGAAATGTGGGGGCGTGTGGCCACTTGCGGGCCCGGCGTTATCCTCGACGCTGTACTGGCCGAGTACACGATCGGAACGCATGAACGGCTCTCGTGCGACTTGGTTGCAATGATGGACGCCAAGCTGCACGCCCATCACCTGCTACGCGTTTCCATGACAACACCACCCCACTGCATGGCCTGGCACCGCGGGCTGGTACGACGGCTCGCGACGGCACGTGACCTGCATTACCGCTCCGGGAGCTTTTCCACGGCGGCGGGCTACGGGGTACAAGTGCTCTGGCACGCCCCCGGGCGCCCCGCCTGGGAATGGGGACGCACAGCCGCAGCGTTCGGGCAAGCAGCAATTGCGGCTCTGACTGGGAGCGGCTCATCCGCGAGAACCAAGGGATGA
- a CDS encoding glycosyltransferase, with the protein MKGRISVIIPTYNRAALLPRALDSVLQQTQADLCDIFVVDDGSTDDTPQVLAAYGSRVTCLRQRNRGAGAARNAAIRACHHEFVAFLDSDDRWLPEKVESQLDALARFPEAGFVAGEARGVRPDGTIVPRDWVGLRRDVPLDLGPLLFERNPFATPAMFVRRALLARTGLFRTCLRWAQDYDLWLRMACRAPGILQGRLVAEYALGAQESLSSSSGAQLSAALRALRFARAELRHRPDCRPAWRRGLVRYLNVLRDRAFREHRFAAAARYALESIVAAPRGRARWEWGRLLDAGLRALFASSPRGLVP; encoded by the coding sequence ATGAAGGGACGCATCAGCGTCATCATTCCCACGTACAATCGCGCCGCGCTGCTACCGCGGGCACTGGACAGCGTGCTACAGCAGACCCAGGCCGACCTGTGCGACATCTTCGTAGTCGACGACGGCAGCACAGATGACACGCCCCAGGTGCTCGCGGCTTATGGTTCGCGGGTGACCTGTCTCCGGCAGCGCAACCGGGGTGCGGGTGCCGCCCGTAACGCCGCCATTCGAGCATGTCACCACGAATTCGTGGCCTTCCTCGATTCCGATGACCGCTGGCTACCCGAGAAGGTCGAATCACAACTCGATGCCCTGGCGCGTTTCCCCGAGGCCGGTTTCGTCGCCGGCGAAGCCCGGGGCGTGCGGCCGGATGGCACGATCGTGCCACGCGATTGGGTGGGCCTGCGGCGCGATGTGCCGCTCGATCTCGGACCGCTTCTGTTTGAACGCAACCCATTCGCGACCCCCGCGATGTTCGTACGCCGCGCCCTGCTCGCGCGGACGGGCCTGTTCCGCACCTGCCTGCGCTGGGCGCAGGATTATGATCTGTGGCTGCGGATGGCCTGCCGGGCGCCGGGTATCCTGCAAGGCCGACTCGTTGCGGAGTACGCACTCGGGGCCCAGGAAAGTCTGTCCAGTTCGTCGGGGGCCCAGCTCAGCGCCGCGTTGCGTGCGTTGCGCTTTGCGCGGGCCGAATTGCGGCATCGTCCGGATTGCCGCCCGGCCTGGCGACGCGGGCTGGTCCGCTACCTCAACGTGCTCCGCGATCGCGCCTTTCGTGAGCACCGTTTCGCGGCCGCAGCCCGCTATGCCCTCGAGTCGATCGTGGCGGCGCCGCGCGGACGGGCGCGCTGGGAGTGGGGACGCTTGCTCGATGCGGGGCTGCGGGCGCTCTTTGCATCTTCACCCCGAGGGCTTGTGCCATGA
- a CDS encoding dual specificity protein phosphatase family protein produces MQTWRVGIIVVTLALVMPLGGCGLGEADDFAPLTPFDNFRVVSPGAVYRSAQLDPTTFDLLFRTYEIRTVINLRGPNPGEVWYDRERAATQAAGVTLIDIPMSASRMPSREVLLLLFDALENAERPVLLHCQSGADRSGAAAAMWRMMQGATRDEALQELTLLQGHFAGARPAMTRLIAIFEPRREWIEHTYGAGTAP; encoded by the coding sequence ATGCAAACATGGCGCGTTGGGATCATCGTGGTCACACTGGCACTCGTCATGCCACTGGGCGGGTGCGGACTCGGCGAGGCGGACGACTTCGCACCGCTCACGCCTTTTGACAACTTTCGGGTCGTCAGCCCCGGTGCGGTGTACCGTTCCGCCCAGCTTGACCCGACGACCTTCGACCTCCTCTTCCGAACGTACGAAATTCGCACGGTGATCAACCTGCGCGGGCCCAACCCCGGCGAAGTCTGGTACGACCGCGAGCGCGCGGCCACGCAGGCCGCGGGCGTGACACTGATCGATATCCCGATGAGCGCCAGCCGCATGCCCTCGCGCGAAGTCCTGCTGTTGCTCTTTGACGCGCTGGAAAACGCTGAACGGCCGGTACTGCTGCACTGCCAGTCCGGCGCCGACCGCTCCGGCGCGGCCGCCGCGATGTGGCGCATGATGCAAGGTGCGACACGCGACGAAGCGCTGCAGGAATTGACGCTGCTCCAGGGACATTTCGCGGGCGCGCGGCCGGCGATGACCCGCCTGATCGCGATCTTCGAACCCCGGCGCGAGTGGATCGAGCACACCTACGGCGCCGGCACCGCACCCTGA
- the asnB gene encoding asparagine synthase (glutamine-hydrolyzing): MCGIAGIVRWQGARPAPDEIERMTAALAHRGPDGAGTLLRGPIALGHRRLSIIDLATGCQPMGNEDGQVQITFNGEIYNYRELTQILRERGHTFRTTSDTEVILHAYEEWGDACVERLRGMFAFGLVDFPRRRLLLARDPVGIKPLYYRRGTDYFAFGSELSALRAVDAPPPHGRLDAVEMFLRFQYIPAPATIFEDVWKLPPGHRLAVSFDGQVSAPVRYWEPDFSPTRGVSEAEWLERFDAALAETVTAQLVADVPFGVLLSGGIDSTLVALALSRQHGPGLQGFTIGFEEEEFSELPYAREVAEACGFELVHETVRDDFWESLPELVQHYGEPFGDSSAIPTWAVARLARRHVPMVFSGDGGDEAFGGYRSYQYWCRPDLRPYLRRLRYTRTRAALATLLWAGVRRWVNRGVGDGREWERLQYWCGESLRQSLWRPDWRFLVQVPSVGFHSAHARAPRHDALAYAQQLDFQTYLPQCILTKVDVASMFHGLEVRPPLLDRQIVELAATLPAKLRLRSAPTGPVGKYLLKQTLWREFPTEFVHRRKQGFCIPQARWLRPGTRGAEVLRALLLGTDSPLHTWFEPAVLRDLYGQHAAGRNKSAPLWLLLILGLWLQQNPDIRFSRAPAAPRSNARVHRVRANPQPQTTSP, encoded by the coding sequence ATGTGCGGGATCGCCGGGATCGTCAGGTGGCAGGGCGCACGGCCCGCCCCGGACGAGATTGAACGGATGACGGCGGCCCTCGCGCACCGCGGGCCGGATGGGGCCGGGACGCTCCTGCGCGGTCCGATCGCCCTGGGGCACCGGCGCTTGTCCATCATCGACCTGGCCACCGGTTGCCAACCCATGGGCAATGAAGATGGTCAGGTCCAGATCACCTTCAACGGCGAGATCTACAACTATCGTGAGCTCACGCAGATCTTGCGCGAGCGTGGCCACACCTTTCGTACAACCAGCGACACGGAGGTGATCCTCCACGCGTACGAAGAATGGGGTGACGCCTGCGTCGAGCGGCTCCGCGGGATGTTCGCATTCGGACTGGTGGACTTCCCGCGGCGGCGTCTGCTGCTGGCGCGCGATCCGGTCGGCATCAAGCCGCTCTACTACCGGCGCGGCACGGACTACTTCGCCTTCGGGTCGGAACTGTCGGCGCTGCGCGCTGTCGATGCACCCCCGCCGCACGGACGGCTCGATGCGGTGGAGATGTTCCTGCGTTTCCAGTACATCCCCGCGCCGGCGACGATCTTTGAGGATGTCTGGAAGCTGCCGCCGGGACACCGGCTGGCGGTGAGCTTTGACGGGCAGGTGAGCGCTCCGGTGCGCTACTGGGAACCCGATTTCTCGCCGACACGCGGGGTCAGCGAGGCCGAGTGGCTGGAGCGCTTTGATGCAGCGCTGGCCGAAACGGTCACGGCCCAGCTTGTCGCTGACGTGCCTTTTGGGGTGTTGCTGTCAGGGGGGATCGACTCGACGCTTGTGGCACTCGCCCTCAGCCGCCAGCACGGGCCCGGGTTGCAGGGCTTCACGATCGGGTTCGAAGAAGAGGAATTCTCCGAACTACCCTACGCCCGGGAAGTCGCAGAGGCGTGCGGCTTCGAACTGGTCCACGAGACGGTGCGGGATGACTTCTGGGAGTCCCTGCCGGAACTGGTGCAGCACTACGGCGAGCCGTTCGGGGACAGTTCCGCGATTCCGACTTGGGCCGTGGCCCGGCTTGCGCGTCGGCACGTGCCCATGGTTTTCTCAGGCGACGGCGGCGATGAGGCCTTCGGCGGCTATCGCAGCTACCAGTACTGGTGTCGGCCGGATTTGCGACCCTACCTGCGGCGTCTGCGCTACACGCGGACACGCGCAGCGCTGGCAACCCTCCTGTGGGCCGGCGTCCGTCGTTGGGTGAACCGCGGCGTGGGGGATGGACGCGAGTGGGAACGGCTGCAGTACTGGTGCGGCGAATCGCTGCGGCAAAGTCTGTGGCGGCCGGATTGGCGATTCCTCGTCCAGGTACCCAGCGTGGGATTCCACAGCGCGCACGCACGGGCCCCCCGGCACGACGCTCTTGCTTACGCGCAGCAACTCGACTTTCAGACCTACCTGCCACAGTGCATTCTGACGAAGGTGGATGTGGCCAGCATGTTCCATGGGTTGGAAGTGCGTCCGCCCTTGCTCGACCGGCAGATCGTGGAGTTGGCGGCCACCCTACCGGCGAAGCTTCGTCTGCGATCCGCGCCGACCGGACCGGTCGGAAAGTACCTGCTGAAGCAGACACTCTGGCGGGAGTTCCCCACCGAGTTCGTCCACCGTCGCAAGCAGGGCTTCTGCATCCCCCAGGCGCGCTGGCTGCGCCCGGGTACGCGTGGCGCCGAAGTGCTCCGCGCACTGCTGTTAGGCACCGACTCTCCGCTGCACACCTGGTTTGAGCCGGCGGTGCTGCGCGATCTCTACGGGCAACACGCCGCCGGGCGCAACAAGTCCGCCCCCCTGTGGCTGCTGCTGATCCTGGGGCTCTGGCTACAGCAAAATCCGGACATCCGCTTCAGCCGCGCGCCCGCCGCACCGCGTTCGAACGCCCGCGTACACCGCGTCCGGGCGAACCCTCAACCCCAAACGACCAGTCCCTGA
- a CDS encoding FkbM family methyltransferase, which translates to MPISTLPLQAACWTTRNFHRLPGRWRLVRWVQEHAVDFSDLPPRTIRFAGDLRLRVDPRDENGRFVYLHGFDPRERISRQFVRLLRPGDHVVDVGANIGYFTFAAAHLVGPDGRVTAFEASPYMLPALRANAALNGSAPVEIHGVAVSDEHGEAEFHAAPPTHTGLSSLRKIADASGTYRVPTLPLDALLDRLPPVRLVKLDVEGAEVRVLRGMRRLVERDRPFIVSEMNDQYLRELGASAAELFALLQEAGYTLQRIGPRGMLTPTAEPPLENCNLLAVPPTESAGARA; encoded by the coding sequence GTGCCGATTTCGACCCTCCCGCTGCAAGCGGCGTGCTGGACCACGCGTAACTTCCACCGCCTTCCCGGGCGCTGGCGCCTGGTGCGTTGGGTCCAAGAGCATGCCGTTGATTTCTCTGACCTGCCACCGCGCACGATCCGTTTTGCGGGGGACCTGCGTCTGCGCGTTGATCCGCGCGACGAGAACGGCCGCTTTGTCTATCTCCACGGTTTTGACCCGCGCGAGCGCATCTCGCGGCAGTTCGTACGGCTCCTCCGCCCCGGCGATCACGTGGTCGATGTCGGCGCGAATATCGGCTACTTTACCTTTGCCGCCGCGCATCTGGTCGGCCCGGACGGCCGTGTCACGGCCTTCGAGGCATCACCGTACATGCTGCCGGCGCTGCGCGCGAACGCCGCGCTGAACGGGTCGGCACCGGTCGAGATCCACGGGGTCGCAGTCAGCGACGAACACGGTGAGGCGGAATTTCATGCGGCACCCCCGACGCATACCGGGTTGTCCTCGCTGCGCAAGATCGCAGACGCCTCCGGAACCTATCGCGTCCCGACCCTGCCGCTGGATGCCTTGCTGGATCGGCTGCCGCCGGTCCGCCTGGTGAAGCTGGATGTCGAGGGCGCGGAGGTGCGCGTGCTGCGCGGCATGCGCAGACTTGTGGAGCGCGATCGACCATTCATCGTGAGCGAGATGAACGACCAGTACCTGCGGGAACTGGGCGCCAGTGCCGCCGAGTTGTTTGCGCTCCTACAGGAAGCCGGCTACACACTGCAGCGGATCGGCCCGCGCGGAATGCTCACACCCACTGCGGAGCCACCGCTGGAAAACTGCAACCTGTTGGCCGTACCTCCCACCGAAAGTGCCGGAGCCCGCGCATGA